The proteins below are encoded in one region of Chaetodon trifascialis isolate fChaTrf1 chromosome 11, fChaTrf1.hap1, whole genome shotgun sequence:
- the thoc1 gene encoding THO complex subunit 1 gives MSPSLFNFVDAKDKFATSAKHALACKTSKQLVSVFNQMPGNESEKKTTLDQALRGVLGDQIVEQKASCDDYLSLIYLSIDAVTEGICSATTPFILLGDVLDCLPLDQCDKIFSFVEENVSTWKSNSFYTAGKNYLLRMCNDLLRRLSKSQNTVFCGRIQLFLARLFPLSEKSGLNLQSQFNLDNITVFNRNEQESTLGQKQTEEKEDGMEVEEGEMGEDEAPAPCSIPIDYNLYRKFWTLQDYFRNPVQCYDKFSWMTFLKFSDETLAVFKSYKLDDMQASKRKLEELRASGGEHVYFAKFLTSEKLMDLQLSDSNFRRHILLQYLILFQYLKGQVKFKSSNCVLNDDQTTWIEETTKLVYQLLREIPPDGDKFATMVEHILNTEENWNGWKNEGCPSFVKERTVDDKPKRPTRKRQAPEDFLGKGPDRKIFMGNDELTRLWNLNHDNMEACKSDSREFMPSLDEFFAEAIEQADPANMVEDEYKVVRNPNYGWRALRLLSRRSPHFFQPTNQKFKSLADYLDSMVSKLAKELPKDIPSEEIKTGEEDDDDNGDNLLKDSNDSPSIQSKMVTNQQMDDIAAKLGAKWKTLATHLEMKAAELREIETDSEDVDMQAKLLLVAWQDREGTQATVDNLVTALNAAGFSQIADSLSEA, from the exons ATGTCGCCGTCCTTATTTAATTTTGTCGACGCTAAAGACAAATTTGCG ACGTCCGCCAAACATGCCCTTGCTTGTAAAACCAGCAAGCAGTTGGTCAGTGTTTTCAACCAGATGCCTGGGAA TGAGTCAGAGAAGAAGACCACCCTTGACCAGGCGCTGAGGGGTGTTCTTGGAGATCAGATT GTTGAACAGAAGGCGAGCTGTGATGACTACTTGTCTCTTATCTACCTGAGTATTGATGCAGTTACAGAAG GTATCTGTTCTGCTACAACTCCTTTCATTCTGCTGGGAGATGTGCTGGACTGCCTCCCCCTCGACCAGTGTGACAAAATATTCTCTTTTGTCGAGGAGAATGTGTCCACCTGGAAATCG AACTCTTTTTACACTGCCGGGAAGAACTACTTGTTGAGGATGTGTAATG ATCTTTTAAGGAGGCTGTCCAAATCTCAGAATACTGTATTCTGTGGGCGAATCCAGCTTTTCCTGGCACGGCTCTTCCCTCTGTCTGAAAAATCAG GTCTCAATCTACAGAGCCAGTTTAACCTGGACAATATTACAGTGTTCAACAGAAATGAACAAGAAAGTACCCTGGGCCAGAAG CAaacagaagagaaggaggatggtatggaggtggaggaaggagaaatgGGAGAGGATGAGGCTCCTGCACCATG CTCCATCCCAATTGACTACAACTTGTACAGAAAGTTCTGGACGCTGCAGGACTACTTCAGGAACCCCGTGCAGTGTTACGATAAATTCTCTTGGATGACTTTCCTGAAG TTCTCAGATGAGACCTTGGCAGTGTTCAAGAGCTATAAGTTGGATGACATGCAGGCCTCtaagaggaagctggaggaatTGAGAGCATCTGGAGGAGAGCATGTCTACTTTGCCAAGTTTCTAACAAGTGAGAAG CTCATGGACTTGCAGCTCAGTGACAGCAACTTCAGACGGCACATTCTCCTGCAGTACCTCATCCTCTTCCAGTACCTGAAGGGTCAGGTCAAGTTCAAAAG CTCCAACTGTGTTCTGAATGATGATCAGACTACATGGATTGAAGAGACGACTAAACTGGTCTATCAG CTGCTGAGAGAGATCCCTCCTGATGGAGACAAGTTTGCCACCATGGTAGAG CATATCCTCAACACAGAGGAGAACTGGAACGGCTGGAAAAATGAGGGATGCCCGAGCTTTGTGAAAGAAAG GACAGTGGATGACAAACCCAAAAGACCCACCAGGAAGCGACAAGCTCCAGAAGACTTCCTTGGAAAAGGGCCAGACCGCAAGATTTTCATGGGAAA tgATGAGTTGACTCGACTGTGGAATCTGAACCATGACAACATGGAGGCCTGCAAGTCAGACAGCAG GGAGTTCATGCCATCACTGGACGAATTCTTTGCGGAGGCCATCGAGCAGGCCGACCCTGCTAACATGGTGGAGGACGAGTACAA GGTTGTGCGGAACCCAAACTACGGCTGGCGCGCTCTGAGGCTGCTGTCCAGGAGAAGTCCGCACTTCTTTCAGCCAACGAACCAGAAGTTCAAGAGCCTGGCAGACTACCTCGACAGCATGGTTAGCAAGCTAGCCAAAGAGCTGCCG AAGGACATTCCCTCTGAAGAGATCAAGACAGGAGAAGAGGATGACGACGATAACGGAGACAATCTTCTCAAAGACAGCAACGACA GTCCGAGCATACAGAGCAAGATGGTGACAAATCAGCAGATGGATGACATAGCAGCCAAACTGGGTGCAAAGTGGAAGACGCTGGCTACTCATTTGGAGATGAAGGCGGCAGAGCTGCGGGAGATCGAAACAGACAGTGAAGATGTTGACATGCAGGCCAAACTGCTGCTTGTCGCCTggcaggacagagagggaacACAAGCGACGGTGGACAACCTGGTCACGGCTCTCAACGCTGCAGGATTCTCACAGATTGCGGACAGCCTCAGTGAGGCATAA
- the LOC139338783 gene encoding aquaporin-1-like: MSEIKMWAFWRAVLAEFLGMIIFVFVGLSAAIGDKNNSYPDQEIKVAFAFGLAVASLAQCIGHVSGAHLNPAITLGLLASCQMSFLRAFFYMIAQILGAVAGSAIVYGIRPETTDSLGVNKLNGISPRQGFGVEFLLTLQLVLCVLAVTDKRRDVGGFAPLAIGLSVGLGHLAGISYTGCGINPARSFGPAIIQESFADHWVYWAGPMTAGVVAALLYNYLLAFRDEPFSQQTRVLFCCGSAVHEPLLEDVKDNSKEVV, encoded by the exons ATGTCGGAAATCAAAATGTGGGCATTTTGGAGGGCAGTTCTGGCTGAGTTCCTGGGAATGATCATCTTTGTCTTCGTCGGCCTGTCAGCCGCAATAGGGGACAAAAATAATTCTTACCCCGACCAGGAGATAAAAGTGGCGTTTGCCTTTGGCTTGGCCGTTGCCTCGCTAGCTCAGTGTATAGGCCACGTTAGCGGGGCCCACCTGAATCCTGCCATCACCCTGGGCCTCCTGGCCAGCTGCCAGATGAGCTTCCTCAGAGCCTTTTTTTACATGATAGCACAGATTTTGGGAGCAGTTGCTGGCAGTGCCATTGTGTATGGTATTAGGCCAGAAACCACAGATTCACTTGGTGTTAACAAG CTAAATGGAATCAGCCCACGTCAAGGTTTCGGCGTTGAATTCCTGCTCACACTCCAGCTGGTCCTTTGTGTGCTCGCAGTCACCGACAAAAGACGTGACGTCGGTGGATTTGCACCTCTGGCGATCGGCTTGTCTGTTGGGCTGGGACACCTCGCTGGA ATCAGCTACACAGGATGCGGAATCAACCCAGCTCGATCCTTTGGGCCTGCGATTATACAAGAGTCTTTTGCTGATCATTGG gtGTACTGGGCGGGACCAATGACTGCCGGTGTGGTGGCAGCTCTTCTGTACAATTACCTGCTGGCATTCAGAGATGAGCCCTTCAGCCAGCAAACACGGGTCCTGTTCTGCTGTGGCTCAGCAGTTCATGAGCCTCTGCTGGAGGATGTTAAAGATAATTCAAAAGAAGTGGTCTGA
- the LOC139339181 gene encoding aquaporin FA-CHIP-like gives MREFKSKDFWRAVLAELVGMTLFIFLSISAAIGNTNNTDPDQEVKVSLAFGLAIATLAQSLGHISGAHLNPAVTLGMLASCQISLLKAVMYIVAQMLGSALASGILYGARPSTITVLGVNSLNGVTASQGVGIELLATFQLVLCVIAVTDKRRRDVTGSAPLAIGLSVCLGHLAAISYTGCSINPARSFGPALILNQFTDHWVFWVGPMCGGVAAALMYDFLLYPKTDDFPKRMKVLVSGSVGDYDVNGGNDTTTVEMTSK, from the exons ATGAGAGAGTTCAAGAGCAAGGACTTCTGGAGGGCCGTTCTGGCCGAACTGGTTGGCATGacccttttcattttcctcagcATCTCCGCGGCTATTGGGAACACGAACAACACCGACCCAGACCAGGAGGTGAAGGTGTCACTGGCCTTCGGACTGGCCATCGCCACGCTGGCCCAGAGTTTAGGCCACATCAGCGGAGCCCACCTGAATCCTGCAGTGACCCTTGGGATGCTTGCCAGCTGCCAGATCAGCTTGTTGAAGGCGGTCATGTACATTGTGGCTCAGATGTTGGGTTCAGCTCTGGCCAGTGGCATTTTGTATGGAGCACGTCCAAGTACCATTACTGTACTGGGGGTCAACTCT CTCAACGGTGTCACAGCCAGCCAAGGCGTGGGCATAGAGCTGCTGGCAACCTTCCAGCTTGTGCTGTGTGTCATTGCAGTCACTGATAAAAGGAGACGTGATGTCACCGGCTCAGCACCCTTGGCCATTGGCCTCTCAGTCTGCCTGGGACACTTGGCAGCG ATCAGCTACACAGGCTGCAGCATCAATCCTGCTCGCTCCTTTGGTCCAGCTTTGATCCTGAACCAGTTCACAGACCACTGG GTGTTCTGGGTGGGGCCAATGTGTGGTGGCGTAGCAGCGGCTCTCATGTATGATTTCTTGCTGTACCCCAAAACTGATGACTTCCCCAAGCGCATGAAGGTCCTGGTCAGCGGCTCAGTGGGCGACTACGACGTGAACGGAGGAAATGACACCACGACTGTGGAGATGACGTCAAAATAG
- the usp14 gene encoding ubiquitin carboxyl-terminal hydrolase 14, with translation MPVFTVNVKWGKEKFDAVELNTEEPPMVFKAQLFALTGVQPDRQKVMVKGGTLKDDEWGNIKLKNGMTLLMMGSADALPEEPAVRPMFVEDMTEEQLASALELPCGLTNLGNTCYMNATVQCLRSVPELKTALRRYSGALRSSGANAPSQYITAALRDLYETMEKTSSSLPPIILLQFLHMAFPQFAEKGDQGQYLQQDANECWLQMMRVLQQKLEPLEPETPMETDSESGAASASTKKNFIDQYFGVEFETTMKCTESEDEEPIKGKESQLQLSCFINQEVKYLATGLRLRLQEEITKMSTSLERNALYIKSSKLSRLPAYLTVQMVRFFYKEKESVNAKVLKDVKFPLMLDVYELCTAELQEKMLPIRSKFKEVEDKKLEKQQQKLVKKPEAAKEVKYEPFSFSDDIGSNNSGYYDLQAVLTHQGRSSSSGHYVGWVKRKEDEWVKFDDDKVSVVSPEDILRLSGGGDWHIAYVLLYGPRRLEILEEEQ, from the exons ATGCCGGTGTTTACAG taaatgtGAAATGGGGCAAAGAGAAGTTTGATGCAGTGGAGCTGAACACTGAGGAACCACCCATGGTTTTCAAGGCTCAGCTCTTTGCCCTGACGGGAGtccagccagacagacagaaggtcATGGTGAAGGGAGGCACTCTGAAG GATGATGAGTGGGGCAacattaaactgaaaaat GGAATGACTCTGCTGATGATGGGCTCAGCAGATGCCCTGCCTGAAGAGCCTGCTGTCCGGCCCATGTTTGTGGAGGACATGACTGAGGAGCAGCTGGCCTCAGCG TTGGAGCTGCCATGTGGGCTGACCAACTTGGGCAACACCTGTTACATGAACGCCACAGTGCAGTGTCTGCGCTCTGTGCCAGAGCTCAAAACTGCCCTCAGAAG GTATTCAGGTGCCCTGCGATCTTCAGGAGCAAATGCGCCATCACAGTACATCACAGCAG CCCTTCGTGACTTGTATGAGACCATGGAGAAGACCTCATCTAGCCTCCCTCCCATCATTTTGCTGCAGTTCCTTCATATGGCCTTTCCACAGTTTGCTGAGAAGGGGGACCAGGGACAGTACCTCCAGCAG gatgCCAACGAGTGCTGGCTGCAGATGATGAGGGTGCTTCAGCAAAAGTTGGAGCCACTAGAGCCAGAAACTCCCAtggag ACCGACTCTGAGAGCGGCGCCGCCTCTGCCTCTACGAAGAAGAACTTCATCGACCAGTATTTCGGCGTAGAATTTGAAACTAC AATGAAATGCACAGAGTCTGAGGACGAGGAGCCAATCAAGGGCAAGGAAAGCCAGCTCCAGCTCAGCTGCTTCATCAACCAAGAAGTCAAGTACCTTGCCACAGGACTGAGGCTG AGACTGCAGGAAGAAATCACAAAAATGTCTACATCCTTGGAAAGAAATGCCCTGTATATAAAATCT TCAAAACTGAGCCGTCTGCCTGCCTACTTGACTGTTCAAATGGTCCGATTTTTCTACAAAGAGAAGGAGTCTGTCAATGCAAAAGTCCTTAAG GATGTCAAGTTCCCGCTCATGCTGGACGTCTATGAGCTGTGCACCGCAGAGCTCCAGGAGAAAATGCTGCCAATCAGGTCAAAGTTTAAGGAGGTCGAAGACAAGAAGctagagaaacagcagcaaaag TTGGTGAAGAAGCCAGAGGCAGCGAAAGAAGTGAAATATGAGCCTTTTTCATTCTCTGATG ACATCGGTTCCAACAACAGCGGCTACTACGACCTGCAGGCTGTGCTGACACACCAAGGCCGCTCCAGCTCGTCAGGACACTACGTGGGATGGGTCAAGAGGAAAGAAG ATGAGTGGGTCAAGTTTGATGATGACAAAGTGAGTGTGGTGTCTCCAGAGGATATCTTGCGACTGTCCGGTGGCGGAGACTGGCATATAGCATACGTTCTACTGTACGGTCCCCGGCGGCTGGAAATACTTGAAGAGGAACAGTAA